Proteins found in one Actinokineospora alba genomic segment:
- a CDS encoding DUF3027 domain-containing protein gives MPAQEAVTDPALLAAVDFARAAAQEQAGAEVGIHVAAEPEDSNAVTHLFEADKPGYRGWRWAVTVSSAGPDTKVTVSEVVLLPGPDALTAPPWVPWQERVQAGDLGVGDLLPTAPDDPRLAPSYLGSDDPYVEETALEIGLGRPRVMSRLGRIEAAERWQASDFGPEADMARSAPAHCGTCAFYLQITGALGAAFGVCGNEIAPADGRVVHAEYGCGAHSEAEVEQISPVLVADLIYDDATLDYEPAERATKPAAEITPADAAEGDESEPTAASTTGSDQQFRNTDDQEFAAAEPVVAEAADDAEDLPESGLTPAGDGSGADEADTDSMGGPPESVTAVPVDDDLAADVAAADQSDSVSEETVVGDVVEPVTGEDDDEPVTGMAVDEPVVEEPTSEAQAPAELAEIVVPDVDEPAADELLNAEQAAVDEPAAAEPAGDAPAEAVVPDVDGSGDESDPVG, from the coding sequence ATGCCAGCACAAGAAGCCGTGACCGACCCCGCGCTGCTAGCGGCGGTCGACTTCGCGCGCGCCGCCGCCCAGGAACAGGCAGGCGCGGAGGTCGGAATTCACGTCGCGGCCGAGCCTGAGGACTCCAACGCCGTCACCCACCTCTTCGAAGCCGACAAACCCGGCTACCGGGGCTGGCGCTGGGCGGTCACCGTCTCGAGCGCGGGTCCGGACACGAAGGTGACGGTCAGCGAGGTCGTGCTGCTGCCCGGCCCCGACGCCCTCACGGCACCGCCCTGGGTGCCGTGGCAGGAGCGCGTGCAGGCGGGCGACCTCGGCGTCGGAGACCTGCTCCCGACCGCCCCCGACGACCCGCGGCTGGCGCCGTCGTACCTCGGCTCGGACGACCCGTACGTCGAGGAGACAGCCCTCGAGATCGGCCTCGGCCGCCCCCGGGTCATGTCCCGCCTGGGCCGCATCGAGGCCGCGGAACGCTGGCAGGCAAGCGACTTCGGCCCCGAAGCGGACATGGCCCGAAGCGCCCCCGCCCACTGCGGCACCTGCGCCTTCTACCTGCAGATCACCGGCGCCCTCGGCGCGGCCTTCGGCGTCTGCGGAAACGAGATCGCCCCCGCCGACGGCCGAGTCGTGCACGCCGAGTACGGCTGCGGCGCCCACTCGGAGGCGGAGGTCGAGCAGATCTCCCCAGTCCTCGTCGCCGACCTCATCTACGACGACGCCACCCTGGACTACGAGCCCGCGGAGCGCGCGACCAAACCGGCCGCGGAAATCACGCCCGCCGACGCTGCAGAAGGGGATGAGTCCGAGCCCACGGCAGCCAGCACCACCGGCTCCGACCAGCAGTTTCGCAACACCGACGACCAGGAATTCGCCGCCGCCGAGCCCGTCGTGGCCGAGGCTGCGGATGACGCTGAAGACCTGCCGGAAAGTGGTCTCACGCCTGCCGGAGACGGCTCGGGTGCTGATGAAGCTGATACGGACTCGATGGGCGGCCCGCCGGAATCGGTAACCGCCGTCCCAGTCGATGACGACCTGGCCGCGGATGTGGCGGCGGCTGACCAGTCGGACTCGGTGTCGGAGGAGACGGTGGTCGGCGATGTGGTCGAGCCCGTCACCGGTGAGGACGACGACGAGCCCGTGACCGGCATGGCCGTGGACGAGCCTGTGGTCGAAGAGCCGACCAGTGAGGCTCAGGCCCCGGCCGAGCTGGCTGAGATTGTGGTGCCCGACGTGGACGAGCCTGCGGCGGACGAGCTTTTGAACGCTGAGCAGGCCGCCGTCGACGAGCCCGCCGCCGCGGAGCCCGCGGGCGACGCTCCGGCTGAGGCCGTGGTGCCTGATGTGGATGGGTCTGGCGACGAGTCCGACCCGGTCGGGTGA
- a CDS encoding DUF6069 family protein: MSITTTAPVTTITTAPAKPLVISGLTATAVAAVATTALAAAGEGAGISLSVGGAPIPVTGFGVLTAIFSAMGVVLALVLARKAHRPRTAFVRTTIALTALSLVPDVLADAATDTTLLMMSTHLVAAAIVIPAIARRLR, translated from the coding sequence ATGTCCATCACCACCACCGCACCCGTCACCACCATCACCACCGCTCCCGCGAAGCCACTGGTGATCAGCGGCCTGACCGCCACGGCCGTCGCCGCGGTCGCGACCACGGCCCTCGCCGCCGCGGGCGAGGGCGCCGGAATCAGCCTCAGCGTCGGCGGAGCACCGATCCCGGTGACGGGGTTCGGTGTGCTGACCGCCATCTTCTCGGCCATGGGCGTGGTCCTCGCGCTCGTGCTGGCCCGCAAGGCTCACCGCCCGCGCACCGCGTTCGTCCGCACCACCATCGCGCTCACCGCGCTGTCACTCGTGCCCGACGTGCTCGCGGACGCGGCCACCGACACGACGCTGCTGATGATGTCGACCCACCTCGTCGCCGCCGCGATCGTGATCCCGGCCATCGCCCGCCGCCTGCGCTAG
- a CDS encoding MFS transporter, with the protein MRPDPAPPALSGTFSSLRIRNYRLFAAGNLASNLGTWMQRIAQDWLVLVLSGHNPVALGIAAALQFAPTILLSLWAGVLADRLDKRKLLIGVQIGVAACALVLGVLDVTGLVEVWHVYILCFVVGVFFAIEVPVRQSFVAEIVGRSQVTNAIALNSTGFNLARVVGPAIAGLMIVLIGTGWLFLANAVLTLAVVGSLFRMRTAELHRTPKIPRQPGQLMAGLRYVRKRPDIMTVMVLVFFVSTFGMTFFVTLAVVAANVFGKDAAGYGVLSTALAVGTLAGALLAARRSSNGRPRTRLLLGAAFAFGVLEVVVGLMPTYTAFAIALFPVGLALMTFMTTANATVQLAVAPEMRGRVMGLYMLVFLGGNPVGAPMVGWMAHQWGARSPLYIGGSIAALTAVACGVFLVRRGGVKLPAPRWRRQRVLRRK; encoded by the coding sequence CTGCGCCCTGATCCCGCGCCCCCGGCTCTGTCTGGAACGTTCTCCTCCCTGCGGATTCGCAACTACCGGCTCTTCGCCGCCGGAAACCTCGCCTCGAACCTCGGCACCTGGATGCAGCGCATCGCCCAGGACTGGCTGGTGCTGGTGCTCAGCGGGCACAACCCGGTCGCGCTCGGGATCGCCGCCGCGCTGCAGTTCGCGCCGACGATCCTGCTCTCGCTGTGGGCGGGCGTGCTGGCCGACCGGCTGGACAAGCGCAAGCTGCTGATCGGCGTGCAGATCGGCGTCGCGGCGTGCGCGCTGGTGCTCGGCGTTCTCGACGTCACCGGCCTGGTCGAGGTCTGGCACGTCTACATCCTGTGCTTCGTCGTGGGGGTGTTCTTCGCGATCGAGGTGCCGGTCCGGCAGTCGTTCGTCGCCGAGATCGTCGGCCGGTCGCAGGTCACCAACGCCATCGCGCTCAACTCGACCGGGTTCAACCTCGCCCGGGTGGTCGGTCCGGCGATCGCCGGCTTGATGATCGTGCTGATCGGCACCGGCTGGCTGTTCCTCGCGAACGCCGTGCTGACGCTGGCCGTCGTCGGCAGCCTGTTCCGCATGCGGACCGCCGAGCTGCACCGCACGCCGAAGATCCCGCGTCAGCCGGGGCAGCTCATGGCAGGCCTGCGCTACGTGCGCAAACGCCCCGACATCATGACCGTGATGGTGCTCGTCTTCTTCGTGAGCACCTTCGGGATGACCTTCTTCGTGACTCTCGCGGTGGTCGCCGCAAACGTTTTCGGCAAGGACGCGGCCGGGTATGGCGTGCTGTCGACCGCCTTGGCTGTCGGCACCCTGGCGGGCGCGCTCCTCGCGGCCCGGCGCAGCTCGAACGGCCGCCCGCGGACCCGGCTGCTGCTCGGCGCGGCGTTCGCGTTCGGGGTGCTGGAGGTGGTGGTCGGCCTGATGCCGACGTACACGGCCTTCGCGATCGCCCTGTTCCCCGTCGGTTTGGCGCTGATGACCTTCATGACCACGGCGAACGCCACCGTGCAACTCGCCGTCGCGCCGGAGATGCGTGGCCGGGTGATGGGCCTCTACATGCTGGTCTTCCTGGGCGGCAATCCCGTGGGGGCGCCGATGGTGGGCTGGATGGCCCACCAGTGGGGCGCGCGGTCGCCGCTCTACATCGGCGGCTCGATCGCGGCACTGACCGCGGTGGCGTGCGGGGTGTTCCTCGTCCGCCGCGGCGGGGTCAAGCTGCCCGCGCCGAGATGGCGTCGACAACGGGTGTTGCGGAGGAAGTGA
- a CDS encoding NCS2 family permease: protein MAEREQHREAPEQEQSSKSALDRFFKISERGSTPAREVRGGLVTFVTMAYIIVLNPLIIGSFAADDAAAHRDLFGAILPVNQVAAATALVAGVLTILFGLVANYPFALATGLGINTLVAVTIAPQMTWPEAMGLVVINGLVVLLLVVTGVRTVVFNAVPPSLKSAIAVGIGLFIALIGLVDAGFVRRLPDSANTPVPVGLGINGSIASWPTLVFVVGLIVMGILVARRVKGAILLGVLAGTVLSIAIEAIVKAGPSMGTNPKGWNLGYPALPDTVVGLPDLSLLGDISFGAWWRVPAITAALLVFTLVLTDFFDTIGTMTGLAKEAGLIKKDGELPDVSKALFVDGLGAVAGGAASTSSNTVYIESAAGIAEGARTGLANVVTGLLFLLAMFFTPLYQVVPIEAAAPALVVVGAMMMGQIREIDFSDFSIALPAFLTIVVMPFTYSIANGIGAGFVSYVLLRLVTGRARGVHPLLWVVAAAFIVYFAIGPIQAALA from the coding sequence ATGGCCGAACGTGAGCAGCACCGCGAAGCACCGGAGCAGGAACAGTCCAGCAAGTCCGCCCTGGACCGCTTCTTCAAAATCAGCGAACGCGGCTCGACCCCGGCCCGTGAGGTCCGCGGCGGGCTCGTCACGTTCGTCACGATGGCCTACATCATCGTCCTCAACCCGCTGATCATCGGCAGCTTCGCCGCGGACGACGCCGCCGCGCACCGGGACCTCTTCGGCGCGATCCTGCCGGTGAACCAGGTCGCCGCCGCCACGGCGCTGGTCGCGGGCGTGCTGACCATCCTCTTCGGACTCGTCGCGAACTACCCGTTCGCGCTGGCCACCGGCCTGGGCATCAACACCCTGGTCGCGGTCACCATCGCCCCGCAGATGACCTGGCCGGAAGCCATGGGCCTGGTCGTCATCAACGGCCTGGTCGTGCTGCTCCTGGTCGTCACCGGCGTGCGGACCGTCGTGTTCAACGCCGTGCCTCCCTCCCTCAAGTCGGCGATCGCGGTCGGCATCGGCCTGTTCATCGCCCTGATCGGACTGGTCGACGCCGGGTTCGTGCGCAGGCTGCCCGACTCGGCGAACACACCGGTCCCGGTCGGGCTCGGCATCAACGGCTCCATCGCGTCCTGGCCGACGCTGGTGTTCGTGGTCGGGCTGATCGTGATGGGCATCCTGGTCGCCAGGCGGGTCAAGGGCGCCATCCTGCTCGGCGTCCTCGCCGGGACGGTCCTCTCGATCGCCATCGAGGCGATCGTCAAGGCGGGCCCGTCGATGGGCACGAACCCGAAGGGCTGGAACCTCGGCTACCCGGCCCTGCCCGACACCGTCGTCGGCCTGCCCGACCTGTCGCTGCTCGGCGACATCTCGTTCGGCGCGTGGTGGCGGGTGCCCGCGATCACCGCCGCGCTGCTCGTGTTCACGTTGGTGCTGACCGACTTCTTCGACACCATCGGCACGATGACCGGTCTGGCCAAGGAAGCCGGTCTGATCAAAAAGGACGGTGAGCTGCCTGACGTCAGCAAGGCGCTGTTCGTCGACGGCCTCGGCGCCGTCGCGGGCGGTGCCGCGTCGACAAGTTCGAACACCGTCTACATCGAATCCGCCGCGGGCATCGCGGAAGGCGCGCGTACGGGCCTGGCCAACGTGGTCACCGGTCTGTTGTTCCTGCTGGCGATGTTCTTCACCCCGCTCTACCAAGTGGTGCCGATCGAGGCGGCGGCGCCCGCGCTGGTGGTGGTCGGGGCGATGATGATGGGCCAGATCCGGGAGATCGACTTCAGCGACTTCAGCATCGCGCTGCCCGCGTTCCTGACGATCGTGGTCATGCCGTTCACGTACTCGATCGCCAACGGCATCGGCGCGGGCTTCGTCAGCTACGTGCTGCTGCGCCTGGTCACCGGCCGCGCCCGCGGGGTGCATCCGCTGCTGTGGGTGGTGGCGGCGGCCTTCATCGTGTACTTCGCCATCGGCCCGATCCAGGCGGCGCTCGCCTAG
- a CDS encoding DUF2530 domain-containing protein encodes MAEEHTQTLRPPPPLPGRLLALGPIVYVGTGLWFLAAVALLIADTVPRVWLWTAVSGTALGIVGALIMFWQRRASLRGSKGAQKVD; translated from the coding sequence GTGGCCGAGGAACACACTCAGACTCTGCGTCCGCCGCCGCCGCTTCCGGGGCGGCTGCTGGCGCTGGGTCCCATCGTGTACGTCGGCACCGGTCTCTGGTTCCTCGCCGCGGTCGCCCTGCTGATCGCCGACACGGTTCCACGGGTGTGGCTGTGGACGGCCGTGTCGGGCACCGCTTTGGGCATCGTAGGTGCCCTGATCATGTTTTGGCAGCGTCGAGCTTCTCTTCGCGGTTCCAAGGGCGCGCAGAAGGTCGATTAG
- a CDS encoding sacsin N-terminal ATP-binding-like domain-containing protein: MSGLDPFDTAALRAAVLSAWTASPTRFREDANAEEDLYLGGYRDRLLVELAQNAADAAEGSGVLRVSLVDNELRAANTGRPLDAAGVAALASLRASAKAGGVGQFGVGFAAVLAVTDAPRVVSVGGGVAFSADDTRGAVAEIPALAARVAERAGRVPVLRLVWAVDETPPSGFATEVRLPLRADVDGAALLAGFAEQAVDLLLALPGLHRIEIDDAVWERAEEPIQPAATAEQSTPAPALDEFGSAAQRLPAPTTDGIRQPGEGARVEIRGPEGVSAWLVYRVEGTLGQDIADTLGVEARPHWTACWAVPVDSDGIPRPQAADVLHAPTPTDDRLSLPARLVATLPIEPTRRRVRPGPAADAVLAEAAKAYPDLVRLVDDEWRTTLVPQAGFPLSEVDDRLRELLLAELRQAEWLPAKGKYRAPARSNVLDVEAEGLAELLSDVLPDLLDGALSAQKHAASLAALDVPRIRLAELVELITGITRPPTWWRDLYTALAPIVDTDPGARAELGGLPVPLADGRTLPGPRGTVLLDGAADLLDLLAHTEVGALRVVHADAAHPVLEKLGAHVGVPIDVLDGLQETVESSLDDAESGVDTSGLVSVVLRLVRDSGVRAGDKPWLGALALPDSVGDWRRADELALPGSPLLDVLDEDSPVGVLSADLAAQWPESVLIALGVLDAFALVVDENPTGPDHDLADEADWWDASPDPPSRVIAVRDLDLVTEDAWPRALALLASEPDTWRALHEAGGYTGWWISRHAVIGGASPGEWRMPEARELAGLYDEVPDIGVDPRVLAAIGVRTELTIDSPEDAEELLGRLGDLDRAVNPGTVLRAHAALAEAVVDEVLEPADVRPPAGVRTLAGTVKDECSVLDAPWLLAVVGEDSVISAGPDFALAEALADLLDLPLASEEVGGEPAPAGEFVPWADLGAVAAACDLLGVDVPEGGAMVHDKLVIQCADGDHPAPWWVHDGIAHCEDTPQALARALAWTTDRWLDRHTLAELIEDPANHLI, encoded by the coding sequence GTGAGCGGGCTCGATCCGTTCGACACGGCCGCTCTCCGCGCGGCGGTGTTGTCGGCTTGGACCGCTTCCCCCACCCGGTTCCGCGAGGACGCCAACGCTGAGGAAGACCTCTACCTCGGCGGCTACCGCGACCGGCTCCTCGTCGAACTCGCGCAGAACGCCGCGGATGCCGCTGAGGGCAGCGGGGTCCTGCGGGTGTCCCTTGTGGACAACGAACTTCGGGCCGCGAACACCGGGCGGCCCTTGGACGCCGCCGGTGTGGCGGCCCTGGCCTCACTGCGGGCTTCGGCCAAGGCAGGCGGGGTCGGTCAGTTCGGTGTCGGCTTCGCCGCCGTCCTCGCGGTCACCGACGCGCCGCGGGTGGTTTCGGTTGGCGGGGGTGTCGCGTTCTCCGCGGACGACACCCGCGGTGCGGTGGCCGAGATTCCGGCCCTGGCCGCGCGGGTCGCCGAGCGGGCCGGGCGGGTACCCGTGCTCCGGCTCGTCTGGGCCGTGGACGAGACGCCGCCGTCCGGGTTCGCCACCGAGGTGCGGCTCCCGCTGCGCGCCGACGTCGACGGGGCCGCGCTGCTCGCCGGGTTCGCCGAGCAAGCCGTGGACCTGCTGCTGGCCCTCCCCGGCCTGCACCGCATCGAGATCGACGACGCCGTCTGGGAACGCGCCGAAGAACCGATCCAGCCCGCCGCCACAGCTGAGCAGTCGACCCCGGCACCCGCGCTCGACGAGTTCGGCTCCGCCGCGCAACGCCTTCCCGCGCCCACCACCGACGGCATCAGGCAGCCTGGCGAAGGCGCGCGGGTCGAGATCCGTGGCCCCGAAGGCGTTTCCGCCTGGCTGGTGTACCGGGTCGAAGGCACCCTCGGTCAAGACATTGCCGACACCCTCGGCGTCGAAGCCCGTCCACATTGGACCGCTTGCTGGGCCGTTCCCGTTGACAGCGACGGCATTCCGCGCCCGCAGGCCGCTGACGTCCTGCACGCGCCCACGCCGACCGATGACCGGCTCTCCCTCCCGGCCCGCCTCGTGGCGACGCTGCCGATCGAGCCCACGCGCAGGCGGGTGCGACCCGGGCCCGCCGCCGACGCGGTGCTGGCCGAGGCCGCGAAGGCGTACCCCGATCTCGTGCGGCTCGTCGACGACGAGTGGCGCACAACACTGGTGCCACAAGCCGGTTTCCCACTGTCCGAAGTGGACGACCGGCTCCGTGAGCTGCTCCTGGCCGAGCTGCGGCAAGCGGAATGGTTACCCGCCAAGGGCAAGTACCGCGCGCCCGCCCGGTCGAACGTGCTCGACGTCGAAGCCGAAGGGCTCGCCGAACTCCTGTCCGACGTCCTCCCTGATCTTCTCGACGGCGCGCTGTCCGCCCAGAAACACGCCGCTTCCCTTGCCGCGCTTGACGTTCCGCGTATCCGGCTGGCCGAGCTGGTCGAGCTGATCACCGGCATCACCCGCCCGCCGACCTGGTGGCGCGACCTGTACACCGCCCTCGCTCCCATCGTCGACACCGACCCCGGGGCGCGCGCCGAACTCGGTGGCCTCCCCGTTCCGCTGGCCGACGGCCGCACGCTCCCCGGCCCCCGCGGCACGGTTCTGCTCGACGGCGCCGCCGACCTGCTGGACCTGTTGGCGCACACCGAAGTCGGCGCGCTCCGAGTCGTCCACGCCGACGCCGCGCACCCGGTCCTGGAAAAGCTCGGCGCCCACGTCGGCGTGCCGATCGACGTCCTCGACGGGCTCCAGGAGACCGTCGAAAGCAGCCTCGACGACGCCGAGTCCGGTGTGGACACTTCCGGTCTGGTCTCGGTCGTGCTCCGCTTGGTCCGTGACTCCGGTGTCCGCGCGGGCGACAAGCCCTGGCTCGGTGCGTTGGCGCTGCCCGATTCCGTGGGTGACTGGCGCCGGGCCGACGAACTCGCGCTGCCCGGCTCGCCCCTGCTCGACGTGCTCGACGAGGACTCGCCGGTCGGTGTCCTCAGCGCCGATCTCGCCGCGCAGTGGCCCGAATCCGTCCTGATCGCGCTCGGCGTGCTCGACGCCTTCGCGCTGGTCGTCGACGAGAACCCCACCGGACCCGACCACGACCTGGCCGACGAAGCCGACTGGTGGGACGCCAGCCCAGACCCGCCCAGCCGGGTCATCGCCGTGCGCGACCTCGACCTCGTCACCGAGGACGCCTGGCCGCGCGCGCTGGCCCTGCTGGCGAGCGAACCCGACACCTGGCGGGCGCTGCACGAAGCCGGTGGCTACACCGGCTGGTGGATCTCCCGGCACGCCGTCATCGGCGGCGCCTCCCCCGGCGAGTGGCGGATGCCGGAAGCCCGGGAGCTGGCGGGACTCTACGACGAGGTGCCCGACATCGGTGTCGACCCGCGGGTCCTCGCCGCGATCGGCGTCCGCACCGAGCTGACGATCGACAGCCCCGAAGACGCCGAGGAACTGCTGGGAAGGCTCGGCGACCTTGACCGCGCGGTCAACCCCGGCACCGTCCTGCGCGCCCACGCCGCGCTCGCCGAGGCGGTCGTCGACGAGGTCCTCGAACCGGCCGACGTCCGCCCGCCCGCGGGTGTCCGCACGCTCGCCGGGACCGTGAAAGACGAGTGTTCCGTCCTCGACGCCCCCTGGCTGCTCGCGGTCGTCGGCGAGGACTCGGTCATCTCAGCCGGCCCCGACTTCGCCCTCGCCGAGGCCCTGGCGGACCTGCTCGACCTGCCGCTCGCGTCCGAAGAGGTCGGCGGAGAACCCGCGCCCGCGGGGGAGTTCGTGCCCTGGGCCGACCTGGGCGCCGTCGCGGCGGCGTGCGACCTGCTCGGGGTCGACGTGCCTGAAGGCGGCGCGATGGTCCACGACAAACTGGTCATCCAGTGCGCCGACGGCGACCACCCGGCGCCATGGTGGGTCCACGACGGCATCGCGCACTGCGAGGACACCCCGCAGGCACTGGCCCGCGCGCTGGCCTGGACGACGGACCGCTGGCTCGACCGGCACACCCTCGCCGAACTCATCGAGGACCCGGCCAACCACCTGATTTAG
- a CDS encoding glutaminyl-peptide cyclotransferase, with translation MIARRLAASLALACLAAGCSAPTEPAPAPAASAVKLTPKVLEDRPHDAAAFTQGLELVDGVLYEGTGLVGQSEIRATDPTTGAVKQRSALPAEFFGEGITVVGDRIWQITWQDGVAIERDRGNFAERRRVEYQGEGWGLCFDDGGRRLVMSDGTDKLTFRDPDTFEPRGEVRVAGEDGPVTRLNELECVDGAVYANVWQTDQIVRIDPASGRLTGVADLSALFPREQRAGADVLNGIANVPGTDEFLVTGKLWPKMFRIRFDG, from the coding sequence GTGATCGCCCGTCGCCTCGCCGCCTCCCTGGCCCTGGCCTGCCTCGCCGCGGGCTGTTCGGCGCCCACCGAACCCGCCCCGGCACCGGCCGCGAGCGCCGTGAAACTGACCCCCAAGGTGCTGGAAGACCGCCCCCACGACGCCGCCGCGTTCACCCAGGGCCTCGAACTCGTCGACGGTGTCCTCTACGAGGGCACCGGCCTGGTCGGCCAGTCCGAGATCCGCGCGACCGACCCGACCACCGGGGCCGTGAAGCAGCGCAGCGCGCTCCCCGCGGAGTTCTTCGGCGAGGGCATCACCGTCGTCGGCGACCGCATCTGGCAGATCACGTGGCAGGACGGCGTGGCCATCGAGCGCGACCGGGGGAACTTCGCCGAACGCCGCCGGGTCGAGTACCAGGGTGAGGGTTGGGGGCTCTGTTTCGACGACGGCGGCCGCAGGCTGGTCATGAGCGACGGCACCGACAAGCTCACCTTCCGCGACCCGGACACCTTCGAGCCGCGTGGCGAGGTCAGGGTCGCGGGCGAGGACGGGCCGGTGACGCGACTCAACGAACTGGAGTGTGTCGACGGCGCGGTCTACGCGAACGTGTGGCAGACCGACCAGATCGTCCGCATCGACCCGGCGTCGGGCAGGCTCACCGGTGTCGCCGACCTCTCGGCCCTGTTCCCGCGCGAGCAGCGGGCGGGCGCCGACGTCCTCAACGGCATCGCGAACGTCCCCGGGACCGACGAGTTCCTGGTGACCGGGAAGCTCTGGCCCAAGATGTTCCGCATCCGCTTCGACGGCTGA
- a CDS encoding MFS transporter: MRSGSADHPPPGRGRPGDARDAARKGHKRWGYDPHGTPPPVPPWRREEPPTDAIPARRPPTRRFEHPEYETYGDVGGYPPPRDTPPPDDRPPPPQYPKKLTVTRVAALRSKQLTGQAIAAFKRAAHADGADKSGLSALTYATMFNYAGDAALAVALANTLFFSAASGESKGKVALYLLITVAPFALLAPVIGPMLDRLQRGRRLAMCAAAAGQALMCVIMAFNFDSWLLYPAALGKMVLSKSFTVLKAAVTPRVLPPEITLAKTNARLTVFGLAAGAVFGGIAALFANIFGSPGALWFATAICLAGAFQALRIPAWVEVTEGEVPASISAHPDKPKRQPMGRHVVVSLWGNGTIRVLTGFLMMFAAFAVRAENETDAVQQLFLLGIIAGAAGLGSFAGNAIGARIHVGRPEQVVLGCVAGALASTIIAAFTAGIAAAAIVGLVGAVASALAKNSLDAVIQDDLPEESRASAFGRSETVLQLGWVFGGAVGVLLPPIWWVGFLVVSVMLAIGLTQTLLSRRGQTLIPGLGGDRPVRPGRARMPGLRPATLHEGPPPPPRRAGP; the protein is encoded by the coding sequence ATGCGCTCCGGTTCCGCCGATCACCCGCCACCCGGCCGCGGCCGCCCGGGCGACGCGCGAGACGCGGCTCGGAAAGGCCACAAGCGGTGGGGCTACGACCCTCACGGCACGCCCCCGCCGGTGCCGCCGTGGCGCCGCGAGGAACCGCCGACCGACGCCATCCCGGCCCGCCGCCCGCCGACCCGCAGGTTCGAACACCCCGAGTACGAGACCTACGGCGACGTCGGCGGCTACCCACCGCCACGCGATACCCCGCCCCCGGACGACCGGCCGCCACCGCCGCAGTACCCGAAGAAGCTGACCGTCACCCGGGTCGCCGCGCTGCGCAGCAAGCAGCTCACCGGCCAGGCCATCGCGGCGTTCAAGCGCGCGGCCCACGCCGACGGCGCCGACAAGTCCGGCCTGTCCGCGCTGACCTACGCGACGATGTTCAACTACGCGGGCGACGCGGCGCTGGCCGTGGCCTTGGCGAACACGTTGTTCTTCTCCGCCGCGAGCGGTGAGAGCAAAGGCAAGGTCGCCCTCTATCTGCTGATCACCGTGGCCCCGTTCGCGCTGCTGGCGCCGGTCATCGGCCCGATGCTCGACCGGCTGCAGCGCGGCCGCAGGCTCGCCATGTGCGCCGCCGCGGCGGGTCAGGCGCTGATGTGCGTGATCATGGCGTTCAACTTCGACAGCTGGCTGCTCTACCCGGCGGCGCTGGGCAAGATGGTCCTGTCGAAATCGTTCACCGTGCTCAAGGCGGCGGTCACCCCGAGAGTGCTGCCACCGGAGATCACCCTCGCCAAGACCAACGCCCGGCTGACCGTGTTCGGCCTCGCGGCGGGCGCGGTGTTCGGCGGGATCGCGGCCCTGTTCGCCAACATCTTCGGCTCCCCCGGCGCGCTGTGGTTCGCCACGGCGATCTGCCTGGCGGGCGCCTTCCAGGCGTTGCGCATCCCGGCGTGGGTCGAGGTCACCGAGGGCGAGGTGCCCGCGTCGATCAGCGCCCACCCGGACAAACCCAAACGCCAGCCCATGGGCCGCCATGTCGTGGTGTCGCTCTGGGGCAACGGGACGATCCGCGTGCTCACCGGGTTCCTGATGATGTTCGCCGCGTTCGCGGTCCGCGCGGAGAACGAGACCGACGCCGTCCAACAGCTGTTCCTGCTCGGCATCATCGCCGGCGCGGCGGGCCTGGGCAGCTTCGCGGGCAACGCGATCGGCGCGCGCATCCATGTCGGACGGCCCGAGCAGGTCGTGCTCGGCTGTGTGGCGGGGGCGCTGGCCTCGACGATCATCGCCGCCTTCACCGCCGGAATCGCCGCCGCCGCGATAGTCGGCCTGGTCGGAGCGGTCGCGAGCGCGCTGGCGAAGAACAGCCTCGACGCGGTCATCCAGGACGACCTGCCCGAGGAGTCCCGGGCGTCGGCGTTCGGCCGGTCGGAGACGGTGTTGCAGCTCGGCTGGGTGTTCGGCGGCGCGGTGGGCGTGCTGCTGCCGCCGATCTGGTGGGTCGGTTTCCTGGTGGTGTCCGTGATGCTCGCGATCGGCCTGACGCAGACGCTGCTGTCCCGCCGCGGGCAGACACTGATCCCCGGGCTCGGCGGCGACCGCCCGGTGCGTCCCGGCCGCGCCCGGA